A window of the Cucurbita pepo subsp. pepo cultivar mu-cu-16 chromosome LG01, ASM280686v2, whole genome shotgun sequence genome harbors these coding sequences:
- the LOC111797142 gene encoding uncharacterized protein LOC111797142 has product MESSVTLRSFHYFAGGSRLQLIEKPSKISVCNIKKSCIQGLSVFGKPIYIPTNQKRTVVLCTKTPDVSETAKPNDSVLRGSAQKKPAANATFPDGLEALVLEVCDETEIAELKLKVGEFEMHLKRNLGVVKAPLSAISPTVPPPIPSEPMVESAATAPEPLKPSPEKTTPFTNVPVEKSLKLAALEASGIKGYVLVSSPTVGSFLTGRTIKGKKQPPICKENDVIKEGQVIGYVDQFGTELPVKSNVDGEVLRVLFKEGEAVGYGDPLIAVLPAFHGIR; this is encoded by the exons ATTTTGCAGGTGGTTCACGTCTGCAGTTAATTGAGAAACCAAGTAAAATTTCTGtgtgtaatattaaaaagtcgTGCATTCAAGGACTATCAGTTTTTGGCAAGCCAATCTATATTCCAACAAACCAGAAGAGAACGGTGGTATTGTGCACAAAGACGCCAGACGTTTCTGAAACTGCTAAACCCAACG ATAGTGTACTCCGAGGTTCAGCGCAGAAAAAGCCTGCAGCGAATGCAACTTTTCCTGATGGACTTGAA GCATTGGTGCTGGAGGTCTGTGATGAAACCGAGATTGCTGAACTAAAACTAAAG GTTGGAGAGTTTGAAATGCATTTGAAGCGGAATCTTGGAGTCGTAAAAGCTCCTCTGTCTGCCATTTCTCCAACAGTCCCTCCGCCGATTCCTTCTGAACCCATGGTTGAGTCAGCTGCTACTGCACCAGAACCTCTGAAACCTTCTCCAGAGAAGACAACTCCTTTTACCAATGTTCCCGTGGAGAAGTCGTTGAAGCTAGCAGCTTTGGAGGCATCTGGAATAAAAGGATATGTTCTGGTTTCTTCTCCTACG GTTGGATCATTCCTAACGGGCAgaacaataaaaggaaaaaagcaGCCTCCGATCTGCAAAGAG AATGATGTAATAAAGGAAGGACAAGTAATTGGATACGTCGATCAGTTTGGCACTGAACTTCCTGTAAAG TCAAATGTGGATGGAGAAGTATTGAGGGTTCTCTTCAAGGAAGGAG AAGCTGTTGGCTATGGCGACCCGCTGATTGCTGTCTTGCCAGCGTTCCATGGAATCAGGTGA